The genomic stretch TGAATCTAAATCTTCTAAAtcttcaacttcactttaaaagaagtgaaaaatgtatttttaaaaactgttgaaaaattttttttttttattaagtattattttcagtgtTAGGGAGTAGAAAGTACCTTATATAAAGTACTTTGTAAATGATAATGTTGTTTACATTTAGCTCATTACTGTCTGAATTAAAGCCTTTGGCATAAATAGATCATCAATATAATCAATCAATATAATTCTTGTAACTATCTAAGGTCTTTTTTTGCTGTGGGACCTAATTTGGTAGAAAGGTCCATATAGGCACAGCTTTACCCACATACCAACAGTCTATAGCTCACTTGTACACATGTGAACAGCAAGGGCATAACATGAAAGCCTGGTAATAGAGGAAAAAAGGTCGTATTACTTTTGTTTCAGCTAAAACTTGCATGGACAGAAATCTTTCATGACAGGCTTAAATCAGACGCCTCGTGTCCACCTAGTGGCGATGCACAGTAAACTCACCCTTTGTAATAATAAACCTGCAGATTCAGCATAATTTTCAACAAAGActtctttccttctttaaaacaaaaaatacatgaaCGGCATCATTCTTAACAAACCGTGGAAGTACCCAAAGACTATTATCAGCATATTCATACTTGTGCAGAAACAAGccttgtttttagtttttcttggTCTAATTTTCAAATTAAAACAACTCATTTGAGATATGTTGTATTAATTATTGTTGCATGTGTAATTGTAGTTTTTACCTTATTGCTTCTTATCTGCCTTACCACAACTTAactgtgttattttattcactgtatttacattattacatttattttagtcattttagtcACCCTTTACTCTGTCATAAGTTAATAATGACAGTTTTTTTATGACACTATCGGTGATTCAAAAAAATATATTCTGTTATTTCGGGAAAATAACGTTTAGTACGGCAACTTGAGAATAATTAACTCCTTATCAAGTGaagcaaagtaaaataaaagtcaaCGCATGTGCTTTGATTGCCCCCTTAATGTTGGTAATTGTAGTTTTTATCTTATCACAGCTTCCCACAGTCATTGTGGTAATTGTTTCATAACTTACATGCGCTATGCAATTCATTACAATTCCAACGTGACTGAGTTTTAGTCATTCTTACTTTCTACACTATCAAAAGTAACTAAACCAATATCAATATTCCTTTTTAAACGTAGAGATATTTATTCACTGATAACATCAGCTGAAGCGTTATTGAATCCTCTCAGTGGACTTGGTTCGCGCATGCGCCATCGCGTCGCCCACACGGCACCCTGGCGCTCTCTTTTTGCTCTCCGTTCTCCTCTCGCTCCGCGCCTGCGCACAACCGCTCAGAATGTTGAGCAGAACAGAGTAGAGCAGAGACGGACAGACACGACGATATTTATTGACCgtgttttttctcctccttAGTTTAGTAAAGCACCCGACCGACTCACTATACAACACACACGACCATGACGGAGCCGCAGTCAGCGCTGCTACTCAGGAGACAGCTGGCAGGTAATTTGAAAGGCTGTTAGCGGGGGAACGATACGAATGAGGCTAAAAGCTAAGCTAACGTGTGAGCCGGTGTGTTCTCGGGCGCTCGCTGGTGACGGTTAGCTCGGCAGCTAATCCACTTCTCCCGGCCCAGCTTCTCTGCCTACATGCCTTTGTTTTCGtgcacattaaaaataaaaagcggTACGTATGACCCTGGTCATGGTCTTGAAAATATGTCCTGGGGCCCCACAATAGACCTGgacaaatatttgttttttggttGGCGTGAAAAACCTTTTGAAAACGATTAGATGGCAGGCTGTTTCAGCGGGCCTGTTCGTACCGGCCGGCAGCAGCTAACTAGCAtagcttagctagctagttatGTATTGACGTCTGTCAAGCCTTACTAGCTAGCACCCCTTTCCTTTCTTCATTCCTTCGCCAGCCTCTCAACATTCGTGTTTTAATTTCAGGTTTATTTTCATGGTCgctagtagtagcagtagctggATGGTAGAACTCGAAAGCGCCGATAAGGAGTTTAATATGCGGCATGTTGTGTGCCGTCTAGCTGCTGCAGTGGGGTAATCAAATCCCTTTGTTTTTCTCAGCCCAAAGCTAGCTAGTAGGCTAACGTTAGCGGGCTTGGCTAGCGAGCTTCTCGGTCTCCAGCCAGATGGCTGTTGATCAGATAAGAACTAAATCGGGAGCAGGCCAAATTACAGCTAGGAAACACGTTTGTCCGTACGTCGCACGCTTTTGAGTTGTGGTTTCGTCGTTACTCAACAGCGTTTATCCTTGTCGTGCCTTTTGCTGCCCTGTTCTCCTTTGTCCCACGCTCGCAGTGATTGGGCAACCTGATCCGTGAGTGACAGCTTAGCTAGCACAAGGCAGGCAGCGAAGTATTTCTAGAGTTGGCCACCATTGCACTGGAGGGGCCCATGTGTGCAGCACCCCCCAGAATTAATCAGTGGATCAACTTTCTAAATCCATATTTTCGTAATAGTGCTGAGTCTTCATTCTTATTCCCGTTTGGCTGAGAAGGTGAAGGTTGTGTAATGTTTGCTATGAAACACTACACCTCTGCCCTTGTGGAACAGCGTAAAACCCCCAGAAAATACCCCTCTTTTTCTAAATACCCCATTACTCCACATCTAAATACAGGCAGCAAGGCCGTTCCTTGCCAAATGTTCACAGCTGAGGGCGAGCGCCTCCTAAGCCTGCCTTGGCCTGATGCCAGAGACCTTCCCTGCCTGAAGACTCCACAGCAAAGGGAACCTTAGGAATGGCTGCCTGGGTTGCCCTACAGGGCCCAGGCTCATCCCCCCCTTTCCAGTGGGAGCTTTCGCTTACAGATTGACTGACTGGAATCGATCCTGTTTTGACTGCTTTCTGTTAACACCAGCGTGGCGAACTCATTGAACCCCCCCCATTGTACTCTGTGCTCGGAACACTGGAGCGAGGGGCTAACAAAAGGCCTAAACAAGCAGTGTTTATTTTGCAGTATACAGGGGAGGAGTTTAGGCAGCGCTATTTTAAGCCTTACAGGGTGTGAAATTGCAAGGGCTATTTGTGAGGATGAtggtgtgtttaaaaaaatggcaTATGGCGTAGTTTAAATGAAGTTAAGGAGTTAAATGGAACAAACGGCTGCTTGAGCTGTGCTTGGCATTAGGCTGTCACATAGGATTTCATCTGGCAACAGATGTTGAACATTGTGTTATTTTCTGATTCCTTTCTGGGGTTCCTTGACTGTTTCTGTTGTAATTGTTTACTATGAAGAGTGAATGCTTTAGCTTGGTACATGCCCTCTGGACTATATTTACCTTGGCATTCACCAGCAAGCCAGGTAAATGACAATGAGCTTTTGCCTACAGATTGTTTACCGGGCACCAGTTTTGGCTTTAACACTGTTAAGTTGTCTCCAGACACTGAAAACAGTGCAGGCTCATTTGAAATCAGTTGGGGAAAATGAACtagtgtgtttgagtgtttgatTAGCAGTTGTATTTGTTCCAGACCTTTTCATAGGACAAGACCAGAATGCTTGTGTGATTCATAGGCTTACAGAAAACTGACACCTCAGTGAGCTAGTTATTCAGTTATTTCATAAACATGTTTTGTATCCCTCAGCCCTCTGAGATTATTTTTTTTGATGTTATTCATAAGATGAGAGCACATGCAGTAGTCTGTGCCAGACTGATCCTCATAACTCATATGGACAGCCAGAGACCACATGAGCACACAGATTTACACTCAGTGAGCCCAATCCTGTGCCACTTAAGCTGGAGCATGGCCACTAACAGGAACCCAAGCTCTTGTGCTGATCTGAAATCAGGTCTGCAGTTTCCATTAGTGGCTATGTTTAGGACTTGGACAGAGGAAGGTGGTCATAGATCAGTGTGAACAGGCAACATCCCTCCTCTGGAGATTCAGAGCGATCTAGAGcttgttgttttcttcattgGAATAAAGCAAGGATTTAGTGACATCATATTTTGTTAGAAATTCTTAATCTCTGTAGTGTTTTTAGGCACCTTTGGAAGCACCAAACTTGAGGTTATGTATTGCTATAATTGTAGTTGTTTTTGTTGGATGCTAGTGTTTTCACTTGATTTGAAGTCCTATTAAGCTTTACTGTTTTCAGTGACTTTCTTACAGCAGATCCAGTTCCCATAGATGCATAATGATTCTTTTACTAGGCATCTTGAGCAAGAGAAACACGTGATAATTCATAAATAtctttttctcactttcagAATTGAATAAAAACCCAGTGGAAGGGTTTTCTGCAGGACTGATAGATGATAATGACCTCTACAGATGGGAAGTGCTAATAATTGGTCCTCCTGATACACTGTAGTAAGTATTAACTAATTCTGTTAACTAACTCTGACTTCATTGGAGTGTGGAGTAGGTTTAGGGTAATGGTGCACCAAAGCCGCAGTTCAGAACACACTTAGCTGAAAACCTAAATCCAAAGCTAAAAAAGCAACAAATCCcatcattttttttgctttgaacTTTTGACACTATtgtatagataaataaatatcaatatatCTATCTGTCATTTTATAAACTGTGCCTACAAATGGCATTAGCATGCTATGGGGgactttcctttctgcttctgttgttttactGTATTCTGCGTATCGCGTAGAGGCTTGTTTTCAAGTGGCATCAAACCTGTAGTGGAGATGTCGTTAGGTGTTGTACCCCCTTTTTATACTCATTATGAACAGAGATTACGAATCCCTTGTCTAACATCCCTTGTAGAAACCAGGAAATAGAATCACACGGCTGACattttcactccactgctgctcaGACCATATGAACATGTTTGTGCAGACCAGTGCAGGAAAGTAAAAGAACAAACAACGTTTTTCTAATTTTCATGAGCATTCAAATTATTGGTAAACTCTTAGATTTTGACACTTTATTGTTGGCTTTAATCCAATttaaagttttttctttttggcaagCATTTTCAGATGCTTTTATCTTTTGGCCAGATAACCAAAGTGCTCTTTTGACCATTTTTTCAGCCTTAAATCTTTGTTTACCAAAATCTCAGTGCAACCCTCGATAAGAGAAATCAAGGTGATCTGGTTTTTCAAGCTTTTGTTTACTAAGCTGGTTTACTAAAATAAGAATTTAGAATTGTCAGTGACTATTTTAGGTCTGAAAGTAAGACTGTGcatagctaaaattgtcacattgtgttgtgtttacagtgaaggtggagtGTTTAAAGCCCATCTCACATTTCCCAAAGACTATCCTCTCAGGCCCCCCAAAATGAAATTCATCACAGAGATATGGCACCCAAATGGTAAGAATAGTTTCAGCTTCTAGTTTAAACATATggatttatatttttctgttccTTGTGTCCAGTGTGTTGTGTCATTACCTCTTATACCTCTGCTAGGAGAAACAGGAAATTTCATGGCTGGTCATGTAGTGTGAGAGGTCCTCCTTTGTCAAAATGATAAATCTTGTGGAGCATTCAATAAGTTTAAGCCTTTTGATTAACGAGTTAAAAAGAAATGTAACAGTTagtgtttttaatttcttttgaaATGCCTAAACTGCAAAGACAAACTAATAGCTTTTCCCACTGTACAGTACAGTTACTAGTGCAGTAGGGTTAAAACTCTTTGATCACACTTTTTACTGTCATTTCTGTTACCTGTGTGAACTGTACCACACCTGAatacatgttatttatttacttattttaaaacTCTTCTTGATGTAGTACCCAGTATGCTGAGAAGGTACATATGGGTGGAGTTAGAGTAGTGCAGGCCACTGATTGGCTAAATAAAGTCATCAAAGAATAATCAAAGCACTGCTTACCTTCAGGGGTGGTGTTATATGGTGTAAAATAGATACAGGTACTTGATCATGATGATAGTAGTACTTGATCTGGGTTAGGAACACTAATGTGTCATAATGTCCAGGGGGAACATGCTAGAAATTATGTTGATCTGTCTGACCTAAAGTAGTTCTAGATTTAGTCGAGAACTTTACAAACTGGGAGAATCagatgcatttttttatgtgaGATGCCCCTTTTTATGTTAATCTGTTCTAGAAACAATTTAAAACttcactgtctctccctgtAATTTAGTTTGCCATCTCTAATTTCCTGTCTACGGTCTTGTTTCCAGTTGACAAGAACGGTGACGTATGTATTTCTATTTTGCACGAGCCGGGGGAGGACAAGTACGGTTACGAAAAGCCAGAGGAACGCTGGCTCCCCATCCACACTGTGGAGACCATCATGATTAGTGTCATCTCTATGCTGGCTGATCCAAATGGAGACTCTCCTGCCAATGTGGACGCAGCAGTAAGTCCCTTTTAGAATTTTGCAATGTTCAGAAAAATCTTGCTTGGTTTTTACAAAGCTTGCAATAAAGACAGGGCTGCTCAATACatggtgtttttctttcctttagaAAGACTGAATTTGTTTGAAATTGCAATACTGATTTTGTAGAAATACGCAAACTAAcaaatatgtattattttaattgaaGTAATGCTGGCCAGTATGGTTGATGCTGTACTCTTGATACTATATTGATATTGGCCTTTAAATATGCTGTTGGTTTTGGTTATATGGATTCCCCAAAACAATTTCTGATGTGCGTGTGTGCTACTGAGTGATGCATGCAAGTGCGCCAGTAGAAGGGACTTGGGCACATGTTGCTGGTGTGGGATGATAAGCAGTAGTAAAAATGTTCAAGGCAAAATCTCTAATGCCAGTATTTTGTGGGTAGGCAGTGGTGGGTCACCTGTACGCCACAAATAAGCTAGTTAACAGTGTACAAGCAGTGTCTGTATCTATATTTATTATCTAAACATTTTTTAGCcatttttgccaaaaaaaactGATGCTTTTTTGGCATATTGTGAGGTGCAATGCAAAATGTTGTGATGTAATGTCAGTGCTAGTAGTTTGTCTGTATTGTACAGCCCTTGATCGAAGTAATGTTTTCCAAGGCATGACTGTGTGTAaaattgcttttgttttgttatttttcagaaaGAATGGAGGGAAGACAGACATGGTGAATTCAAACGGAAAGTTGCCCGTTGTGTACGAAAGAGCCAAGAGACTGCCTTTGAGTGATGTTCATCCAGCAGCTTGTAGCTTCTCTATTTTCAGGGTGAGTAGTGGACTTTCACCATGTGCATTTACAATCAGGGTcttttggcttttttattttggtgcatGAGTTTCAAAAAGCCTTAAGAGAGTAAAAGAGGCTCTAAAGACCAAGGGCATCAGaaaagtctttttatttttttaaatattccttAATGATGAATTGTGGCATAGTCCTGAAACAATAATATAACcaacaaataaaatcaataaatatgaATTCTAACCAACAAGGGGAATAAAATATAACCAACAAAGGGAAAAATCTTAGTTAGAAGCAGTTAGtcaggctgtgtttgtgtggtatGCATTATCTGCAGTGCTTTTGTATTGTAAGCTGCCCTGTTTGAACAGGTTTGTGGATCTTGAAGAAGATTTGTGGATTTTTTGAAGAAAGGCTTGTTTTTATTGTCCAGTCATACATTAAGTGGTGACCACAAATTTTGGGGAAtttggggaagaaaggtgatttgagtgactttgaatgtggcatggttgttggtgccagacaggctggtctgagtatttcagaaactgctgatctactgggattttcacacacacccatctctagggtttacagagaatggtccaaaaaagagaaaatatccagtgagaagcagttgtgtggacgaaaatgccttgttgatgtgagaggtcagtggagaatgggcaaactggttcaagatgatagaaaggcaacaggaactcaaataaccacttgttacaaccaaggaatgcagaataccatctctgaacgtAACACACGTTGAACCTTGAAGATGGgctgcagcagcagaagaccacacagggtcccactcctgtcagctaagagcAGGAAACAAATTACAATTTGTACGGGCTCAccaaaattggacaatagaagattggaaaaatattgcctggtctgacgagtctcaaTTTCTGTTGCGACATTCAGATTGTAGGGTCAGAATTTagcgtaaacaacatgaaagcatggatccagtTGAGCGTTGTTTAAATGCCACAatctacctgagtattgttgctggctatgtccatccctttatgaccagtGTACCCATcatctgatggctacttccagtgggataatgcaccatgtcacaaagcttgTATAagctcaaactggtttcttgaacatgacaatgagttcactgtagtcCAATGGCTTCCACAGTCTCTCAATGGAATAGtctctcaatccaatagagcacctttgggatgtggtggaacgggagattcgcatcatagatgtgcagtcctcaaatctgcagcaactatGTGATGCTATAATGTcgatatggaccaaaatctctgaggaatgtttccaacaccttgttgaaagtatgccacaaagaattaaggcagttctgaaggcaaaagtgggtccaaccttttactagcatattgtacctaataaagtggccagtgagtgtatatgtgtgtcggtgcgtttaaaaaaacaaaaaaaacaaacaaaaaccaacatatatttaagtgtgtgtgtgtagcagtcttttattaaataaataaataaataaaaataatggagTGCCTCTGCCATAATGAAAGAAAGCGCTTCCCGTGTGTGTATCAACAGAATCGCCAATTGGGAGAGCACTGTGTAGTGTATGAGGGGTGCAGACTCAGCTTTTTTTTGCCACTTGCATTTTTTTGAGACCAGACACCAGTCAGATAGTGTGAGCTTTTAATCTATTAGGACTTTTAAAAATTGTGTAATGTATACATAACTTTAAAAGGAATAAAACTGAGGCTGGCCTGGATAATTTGAATACTCCAATATTCATTCCTTGGTATGTAATTCTGTGTATGTggaaggtttttctttttttcaagaCAGTCAAATTGCAGCctaaattatattacatttcaTGAGAAGACTTTTAAAAAGAATGGTTATTATGGATGTTTGGAAAATGTTTAAGATAAGTAAATGATAACTAGTTTAGTGTGCTGTTTAAATATTAGGCATCCAGGTCACCTCACCTCAGAGCACAGTAACTTGCACCACTTCTCACATAGCTGCTAAAAAGATGCCTCAGAACTAAATTAGGTGTGTGGTAGCATTTTAAGCTAATGGACAgtaaggaaaatgaaaaaattaccATAAGAGCTTGATGTACAACCGACCACACCGTGACTCATCTCAGAAATGCAAGTGTACAGTCCAATCGGTGAAAGTGATCAGTTTTGGCATCCTCCAGCATCAAGCATCCTGCCAAGCCACTTCTAGGGTGATCCTGGTTACTCCTGTTGTCTCTGTGGCTCGTATAAGTTATGTTTGAGTGAGAGACCTGCAATCGTGCTTCTGCAACCTGATACACAAGCAGCTGGGATTCAGTCTGACTACTAATACATTGTTACTGTCTACTGGATGCAGCatctgtaaaatgctgttttggccaactttttaaataaaatattatgtgcatattatttaataatatattgaaCTATTTAAATTAGTCCTGTCTTGTTCTCTGACAGTTTCCAACACCTTCATTATGGTCTTTGATGCACCACTACATGTTAAGTATCCAGTATCCAGTCACATCGCCCTGTCTTGTGGGTCTTTTCGAAACATTGCCTTTGCGCATACCAAACAGTGCGGGGTGGCATCAGTGTTTGAGTTAGTTAGTTCAAAGCAACAGTGGAATTGACAGAATTAACATTTCTTTCTAGTATTGTAATTTATCGTTTTatgttaatttgtttatttttggagGCTAATTTGCACATTCTTGTCTCCAACAGGTCTCCGGTCGAGAAACAACAAGGCACTGTTTTCCTGCACTCTACCACCCTATTGCCGGACTCGTCTTGATTGAACGTTGGCAGTAACAAGCTGGCATTAGTAGGCTGCAATAGAACAATAACAGCTCGTACAGATATGGACAGATCATGCCAAGCAAGTGCCAACATCAAAACAACgttgggggggaaaaaactgaaaaaacaaacaaaaaaaaaagaaaagaaaatgcgTAATAACCATAACATATTACGCATTTTTACGCAAGTCTATGAACTGATACAACTTTCAGGAAAGAAATTGTAAAGACCTGTAAATAGCAGACATAAAAACCGGATAATATATAAAACTGTTCCTATCCATCCAGCGAGACACTTAGTACCAAATAAATAGTGCTTTTCGTAGTTAGAGTCCTGTAAAGTTCTTTAAGAATATAGTTCATTTTCCCTTTCCCACCCAAACCCCCAGCAGCCTCTCATCTAGTGTGCATCAGTTCGGTTACAGGTCACATTGAGAGACGAGGTTTGTAGAATGGAAATATGGgcttttttggttttctttttttttttttcttttttctttacctAGATCCCCATTGCCCAAGAAACAATAAATGCCATAAAAGGTGCATTTTCTTCATCGCAAAGTGGACTAGTTTTTGAGGAAGGGTGCAAGGGCAGGGAGGCGGGTGGGGGTCGTTGGTGCTACTGTTGTCAGAATTCCTATAGCATGCACGTCATGTTGGACACCTTTTCACTGAGAGGACATTTGAGGTAAAACTCCTGTAAAGCACGAAAAAAAGATGATTTTTGCCAGCTGCCATGAGCGTGTTTCGTTGGCTTGGTTTTAACGCCAGGGGCTTGGGGAGGATCACGGAGAGTCCTTGCTTTTGGTTCTAGAGGAACGCGAGGACGTGCTCGACTCTTGCAGTGAGTTTTCAAAGGCAGAGGAGGCGTTGAAGAAGCCCGTCCGATGTGACAAACCTGCATGTTTGAGCTCATAgattttaatgtttcttttcaaAAGTGCCTCCGATTGAAATTGCTTGGCTTATTGCACCTCCCGCTTCGAATCGGGAGCAAAAAAAGGGCGAGATGTTGAGAGATCGCTTGCTCTGCACCCCTTCAAGCTTGTGTGGAtgtgtgattgttttttttttttttttattttaaaacccTTTGTACCAGCATCATTGGACTATTAAAGATATTGATAATTTGGTGTAGCAATAACGCCCCTTTGCCTCACCTCTGTATGTAGTATACCCTGCCCCCCACCCAATGTGTTGAATTTCAATATTCAGAGATGATATAGGGAcagtcaaacttttttttttgttttgttttacataaACATCTCCCACCATTTAAGCAAATTCTTTTGCagggctttttttcttttgtgtggtGTCTTTGATAGGATTCGTTAAGCATGCTTTAACTGTAGGTTTCTCACAAGAAGTTTCTGGGATTTTGTTTGAAAGGTGTGCGTGTTTGGAtgttacagagagagtgagtgtgtgcgcgtgtgatTCGCTATCCTACTCCCCACAGTCCTTTATTCTCCGTTTAATTTTATTCTGGCTCTGACAGACTACTGCAGTTTCTCTTGCCTaatgtacaaagacaaaatactgatgtatatttttcatgttaTGGAAATTGTCACCTTCTCTAGTGAGTTCttctaaaatataatttttttccaatacTTGTTCGGGTGTGTTGTCTAACTGCTCAGGTTACGATGCAAGCAAACAAGTCAAAGGTTTATTCTTCCGTGTATCCAATCTAACACAGCATAAAGACTGCAGGGGTGATTACAAGGGTGCTAAGTAGACAAATATACATGTTTTTTGTTATGCAGTGCAATTGTTTGCAGTTCCACTGTGTTGTGGAAATATACAGCACGTTTTACAGCAAGTTTTAGACAGCTCAGATAATTTGGTTTAAAAGCTAATTTTCTGGTCTATAAGCATTTAAAACTCTTATTAGCTTAAATATGGataacattcacacaagtagtgattttaattatgtaaatgtgttcaattAACCCTTTCCAAACCTCTCTTAGTGGTAGCTTAATTTTACTTGAGGTTATCAGCCAACACCTGGTCTGGCTTATTAATGCTTTGGTATGTTAAGTCATGGAGGTGATTTTAGAAGTACGGGTGTTTTTACAAGTTTAACCATTGTacagttcatgtttttcttaCTCGGATGTGGTGAGTGTagagttctcctttagcagctgtagccagtcagcagcctgtccatgttgtccacccccacacacactcagtagGCCATGTAGGACAAAAACAGTAAAGGCACGCATCACCTCCACACTTGTAATTCTCGCACATTCACCCCAACACCACgtttgtaatataaatgtgtaaggGGTGTTcagtgtgaagtcactgaaaatgtgttcatCACAGAGCAAAGGCCAAAGAATCTGGggcaaaaaataatttttttttgggtaaacattgaaaatgacctgaacaccacacaagggttaaaacaATGTGTTAAGGTGCTTAagacagcactgtgtaaaaatcAACATATATgtattaaagaggaattccgctgaattctgaaaaaaaaaatcatgattcAATAATTGAGAACCAACTCATTCcgagcagtttgatgtgaaatggtttgttgtAGAGAACGTAACCAGCTGATttgtttacagtagtggtgttatccattttatttaccatccaatgTGAGCAGTGAACCTGAATGAGTTTTTATGTGCAATGTTGGTAATGGGGGGGTgggtatgttttctttgggtacatTTGGCTTACatcgccctgcatgtacctctccaccatgaatcgATCTTCACTAATAGATTTTAGGCCAATGCCTTCTTGCAGATTTATTGTTAAACATTGCCTCTGGCGTCAGGAAAtgtattcagaaccatttcgTCTAATAGCTtcttgtgagggagcttttagaggcattaaacacttcacattctggttccat from Pygocentrus nattereri isolate fPygNat1 chromosome 23, fPygNat1.pri, whole genome shotgun sequence encodes the following:
- the ube2g1a gene encoding ubiquitin-conjugating enzyme E2 G1a codes for the protein MTEPQSALLLRRQLAELNKNPVEGFSAGLIDDNDLYRWEVLIIGPPDTLYEGGVFKAHLTFPKDYPLRPPKMKFITEIWHPNVDKNGDVCISILHEPGEDKYGYEKPEERWLPIHTVETIMISVISMLADPNGDSPANVDAAKEWREDRHGEFKRKVARCVRKSQETAFE